The genomic interval CTTCTGGCTGAGCAGATTAACCAGCGGACGGCCCACGATATTGCTCCGACCGATCACCACCACATGCGCACCGGACGTTTTGATGCCGGAGCGTTTTAGAATTTGGAGAACGCCGTGCGGCGTGCAGGGAAGAAACGCTGGCAAGCCAAGCATCATACGGCCCACGTTAACCGGATGAAATCCGTCCACGTCTTTGTTCGGATCAATCGCTTCAATCACCGACTGTTCCATTGAGGAATCCGGCAGCGGAAGCTGAACAAGAATCCCGTCGATCTGCTTGTCGGCGTTGAACGCTTTAACCACATCCAGAATTTCTTTATGCGAAGCGGTGGCAGGCAGTTTGATCTCGCGGGAATACAGACCGGTCTCTTCGCAGGCTTTTTCTTTGGCCGTCACGTAAGAACGCGATGCCGGGTCGTCTCCCACCAGCAGAACGCCGAGGCCGGGCACAATTCCCTGCTTCTTCAGTTCCGCCACACGGGCTTTAAGTTCGGCGCGGATATCCTGCGCAATCGCTTTACCGTCTAAAATCTTTGCGGCCATTCACTACTCCTGTTCAAATTGTGCGATGGAATCTAACCGCGGATGAACACGGATGCACGCGGATAATTCAACTGGAGTTGAGAAATTGGCATTGGACATTGGGTTGTTGAGCATTGAATATTGCTTATTGATATGGACTGGATTCGAGAAACATCTAAAGGAGTGCTGCTGCCCGTCCGGGCGGTGCCGCGCGCCTCGAAAAACGAGATTCAGGGGATTCACGGCGACGCCCTGAAAGTCCGCTTACAGGCACCGCCGGTCGAAGGCAAAGCCAATGCGGCGCTCATCCGCTTCCTCAGTGATGCTTTGGACATTCCCCGCTCACAGTTCTCCATCGCCTCCGGCGAAACCGGACGGAACAAAGCCGTTCTGGTTGCCGGAATATCAAAAGAAGAGCTGATCAACTTGCTGAAGCATAAAATGCAGTGATGGCTTTCCACGCCGCTTCGGCGGTGTCGCAGAAGGTGAGCAGATCAAGATCGGTCGGGCCGATGAGTCCATATTCGGCCATGTAATCCCAGTCCACGATCCGTTTCCAATGTTCGGTGCCGAAAAGAATCACCGGCATCGGCGGAATCTTACCGGTTTGAATCAGGGTCAGCGCTTCGAACAGTTCATCAAACGTGCCAAAGCCGCCGGGGAAAATACAAACTGCTTTGGCGCGCAGAAGGAAATGCATTTTCCGCATGCTGAAATAGTGGAACTGGAAACAAAGCTCTTCGGTGACATATGGGTTAGGCTCCTGTTCGTGCGGCAGGGTGATGTTAAGCGAAACGGATTTGCAGCCGACCTCTTTGGCACCGCGATTACCAGCCTCCATAACGCCACCGCCGCCGCCGGTGATGATGACGTATTCACACTTACGGTTGGTCTGGCAGGTGGTACTGACGATCCGCGCCAGTTTACGCGCTTCTTCATAGAACGGCGTCAGCTCGGCCAGCTTCAGGTTTTCACATGCGTTCGCATCTTCCGGCGCCGGAATCCGCGCACTGCCGAAAAGCACAATCGTGGATTTAATCTTCTCTTTTTCCATCATCACTTCCGGATGAAGATATTCGAGCTGAAGCCGCACCGGACGGCAATGTTCGCTGCATAAAAACGGGATATTCTCATAGGCTTTCGGCGGGCTTTTCATTGGGGTTCTCCAGTCTATTCGTTCCGGCGGATACTGAAAAAGGTGACGGCGTCATCAATGAGGTCAAGGACGGCGCAGGACGGATGCATTCCCCGTCCGGCGGCACCCGGATTCACCATGCGCGTCCGGGCATGTTTTTTGT from Kiritimatiellaceae bacterium carries:
- a CDS encoding YggU family protein yields the protein MDWIRETSKGVLLPVRAVPRASKNEIQGIHGDALKVRLQAPPVEGKANAALIRFLSDALDIPRSQFSIASGETGRNKAVLVAGISKEELINLLKHKMQ
- the folD gene encoding bifunctional methylenetetrahydrofolate dehydrogenase/methenyltetrahydrofolate cyclohydrolase FolD, which encodes MAAKILDGKAIAQDIRAELKARVAELKKQGIVPGLGVLLVGDDPASRSYVTAKEKACEETGLYSREIKLPATASHKEILDVVKAFNADKQIDGILVQLPLPDSSMEQSVIEAIDPNKDVDGFHPVNVGRMMLGLPAFLPCTPHGVLQILKRSGIKTSGAHVVVIGRSNIVGRPLVNLLSQKSELGDATVTMCHTRTKNMAELTRQADIIVAAVGRPNTVTADMVKPGAVVIDVGVNRVTDATAKAGFRLKGDVDYAAVSEKASAITPVPGGVGPMTITMLLANTVESAIRRHGAK
- a CDS encoding LOG family protein; the protein is MKSPPKAYENIPFLCSEHCRPVRLQLEYLHPEVMMEKEKIKSTIVLFGSARIPAPEDANACENLKLAELTPFYEEARKLARIVSTTCQTNRKCEYVIITGGGGGVMEAGNRGAKEVGCKSVSLNITLPHEQEPNPYVTEELCFQFHYFSMRKMHFLLRAKAVCIFPGGFGTFDELFEALTLIQTGKIPPMPVILFGTEHWKRIVDWDYMAEYGLIGPTDLDLLTFCDTAEAAWKAITAFYASAS